From one Neofelis nebulosa isolate mNeoNeb1 chromosome 4, mNeoNeb1.pri, whole genome shotgun sequence genomic stretch:
- the AP1M2 gene encoding AP-1 complex subunit mu-2 isoform X2, with translation MSASAVFILDVKGKPLISRNYKGDVAMSEIENFMPLLMQREEEGALAPLLSHGRVHFLWIKHSNLYLVATTLKNANASLVYSFLYKTVEVFSEYFKELEEESIRDNFVIVYELLDELMDFGFPQTTDSKILQEYITQQGNKLETGKSRVPPTVTNAVSWRSEGIKYKKNEVFIDVIESVNLLVNANGSVLLSEIVGTIKLKVFLSGMPELRLGLNDRVLFELTGRSKNKSVELEDVKFHQCVRLSRFDNDRTISFIPPDGDFELMSYRLSTQVKPLIWIESVIEKFSHSRVEIMVKAKGQFKKQSVANGVEISVPVPSDADSPRFKTSVGSAKYVPEKNVVIWSIKSFPGGKEYLMRAHFGLPSVEKEEVEGRPPIGVKFEIPYFTVSGIQVRYMKIIEKSGYQALPWVRYITQSGDYQLRTS, from the exons ATGTCCGCCTCGGCTGTCTTCATCCTCGACGTCAAGGGCAAG CCCCTGATCAGCCGCAACTACAAGGGCGATGTGGCCATGAGTGAGATTGAGAACTTCATGCCTCTGCTCATGCagcgggaggaggagggtgcCTTGGCCCCGCTGCTGAGCCATGGCCGGGTCCACTTTTTGTGGATCAAACACAGCAACCTCTATT TGGTGGCCACCACGCTGAAGAACGCCAACGCCTCCCTCGTGTACTCCTTCCTCTACAAGACGGTGGAG GTATTCTCTGAATACTtcaaggagctggaggaggagagcaTCCGAGACAACTTCGTCATCGTCTACGAGCTGCTGGACGAGCTCATGGACTTCGGCTTCCCACAGACCACCGACAGCAAGATCCTGCAGGA GTACATCACACAGCAGGGCAACAAGCTGGAGACCGGCAAATCTCGAGTGCCACCCACTGTCACCAATGCTGTGTCCTGGCGCTCTGAGGGCATCAAGTACAAGAAGAATGAGGTGTTCATTGATGTCATAGAGTCTGTCAACCTGCTG GTCAATGCCAATGGCAGCGTCCTGCTGAGCGAGATCGTGGGCACCATCAAGCTCAAGGTGTTTCTGTCGGGAATGCCAGAGCTGCGGCTTGGCCTCAACGACCGTGTGCTCTTTGAGCTCACTGGCC GAAGCAAGAACAAGTCTGTGGAACTGGAAGACGTCAAATTCCACCAGTGTGTGCGGCTGTCTCGCTTTGACAATGACCGCACGATCTCCTTCATCCCACCCGACGGCGACTTTGAGCTCATGTCCTACCGCCTCAGCACCCAG GTCAAGCCGTTGATCTGGATTGAGTCCGTCATTGAGAAGTTCTCCCACAGCCGTGTGGAGATCATGGTCAAG GCCAAGGGGCAGTTTAAGAAGCAGTCGGTGGCCAACGGCGTGGAGATATCCGTGCCCGTGCCCAGTGATGCCGACTCCCCGCGCTTCAAGACCAGTGTAGGCAGTGCCAAGTACGTGCCCGAAAAGAATGTCGTTATTTGGAGTATTAAGTCCTTCCCG GGGGGCAAGGAGTACCTGATGCGCGCCCACTTTGGCCTCCCCAGcgtggagaaggaggaggtggagggccGGCCCCCTATTGGGGTCAAGTTTGAGATCCCCTACTTCACTGTCTCCGGGATCCAG GTCCGATACATGAAGATCATTGAGAAAAGCGGTTACCAGGCCCTGCCGTGGGTTCGCTACATCACCCAGAGTGGCG ATTATCAACTTCGTACCAGCtag
- the AP1M2 gene encoding AP-1 complex subunit mu-2 isoform X1, translating to MSASAVFILDVKGKPLISRNYKGDVAMSEIENFMPLLMQREEEGALAPLLSHGRVHFLWIKHSNLYLVATTLKNANASLVYSFLYKTVEVFSEYFKELEEESIRDNFVIVYELLDELMDFGFPQTTDSKILQEYITQQGNKLETGKSRVPPTVTNAVSWRSEGIKYKKNEVFIDVIESVNLLVNANGSVLLSEIVGTIKLKVFLSGMPELRLGLNDRVLFELTGLSGSKNKSVELEDVKFHQCVRLSRFDNDRTISFIPPDGDFELMSYRLSTQVKPLIWIESVIEKFSHSRVEIMVKAKGQFKKQSVANGVEISVPVPSDADSPRFKTSVGSAKYVPEKNVVIWSIKSFPGGKEYLMRAHFGLPSVEKEEVEGRPPIGVKFEIPYFTVSGIQVRYMKIIEKSGYQALPWVRYITQSGDYQLRTS from the exons ATGTCCGCCTCGGCTGTCTTCATCCTCGACGTCAAGGGCAAG CCCCTGATCAGCCGCAACTACAAGGGCGATGTGGCCATGAGTGAGATTGAGAACTTCATGCCTCTGCTCATGCagcgggaggaggagggtgcCTTGGCCCCGCTGCTGAGCCATGGCCGGGTCCACTTTTTGTGGATCAAACACAGCAACCTCTATT TGGTGGCCACCACGCTGAAGAACGCCAACGCCTCCCTCGTGTACTCCTTCCTCTACAAGACGGTGGAG GTATTCTCTGAATACTtcaaggagctggaggaggagagcaTCCGAGACAACTTCGTCATCGTCTACGAGCTGCTGGACGAGCTCATGGACTTCGGCTTCCCACAGACCACCGACAGCAAGATCCTGCAGGA GTACATCACACAGCAGGGCAACAAGCTGGAGACCGGCAAATCTCGAGTGCCACCCACTGTCACCAATGCTGTGTCCTGGCGCTCTGAGGGCATCAAGTACAAGAAGAATGAGGTGTTCATTGATGTCATAGAGTCTGTCAACCTGCTG GTCAATGCCAATGGCAGCGTCCTGCTGAGCGAGATCGTGGGCACCATCAAGCTCAAGGTGTTTCTGTCGGGAATGCCAGAGCTGCGGCTTGGCCTCAACGACCGTGTGCTCTTTGAGCTCACTGGCC TTTCAGGAAGCAAGAACAAGTCTGTGGAACTGGAAGACGTCAAATTCCACCAGTGTGTGCGGCTGTCTCGCTTTGACAATGACCGCACGATCTCCTTCATCCCACCCGACGGCGACTTTGAGCTCATGTCCTACCGCCTCAGCACCCAG GTCAAGCCGTTGATCTGGATTGAGTCCGTCATTGAGAAGTTCTCCCACAGCCGTGTGGAGATCATGGTCAAG GCCAAGGGGCAGTTTAAGAAGCAGTCGGTGGCCAACGGCGTGGAGATATCCGTGCCCGTGCCCAGTGATGCCGACTCCCCGCGCTTCAAGACCAGTGTAGGCAGTGCCAAGTACGTGCCCGAAAAGAATGTCGTTATTTGGAGTATTAAGTCCTTCCCG GGGGGCAAGGAGTACCTGATGCGCGCCCACTTTGGCCTCCCCAGcgtggagaaggaggaggtggagggccGGCCCCCTATTGGGGTCAAGTTTGAGATCCCCTACTTCACTGTCTCCGGGATCCAG GTCCGATACATGAAGATCATTGAGAAAAGCGGTTACCAGGCCCTGCCGTGGGTTCGCTACATCACCCAGAGTGGCG ATTATCAACTTCGTACCAGCtag
- the AP1M2 gene encoding AP-1 complex subunit mu-2 isoform X3 has protein sequence MSASAVFILDVKGKVFSEYFKELEEESIRDNFVIVYELLDELMDFGFPQTTDSKILQEYITQQGNKLETGKSRVPPTVTNAVSWRSEGIKYKKNEVFIDVIESVNLLVNANGSVLLSEIVGTIKLKVFLSGMPELRLGLNDRVLFELTGLSGSKNKSVELEDVKFHQCVRLSRFDNDRTISFIPPDGDFELMSYRLSTQVKPLIWIESVIEKFSHSRVEIMVKAKGQFKKQSVANGVEISVPVPSDADSPRFKTSVGSAKYVPEKNVVIWSIKSFPGGKEYLMRAHFGLPSVEKEEVEGRPPIGVKFEIPYFTVSGIQVRYMKIIEKSGYQALPWVRYITQSGDYQLRTS, from the exons ATGTCCGCCTCGGCTGTCTTCATCCTCGACGTCAAGGGCAAG GTATTCTCTGAATACTtcaaggagctggaggaggagagcaTCCGAGACAACTTCGTCATCGTCTACGAGCTGCTGGACGAGCTCATGGACTTCGGCTTCCCACAGACCACCGACAGCAAGATCCTGCAGGA GTACATCACACAGCAGGGCAACAAGCTGGAGACCGGCAAATCTCGAGTGCCACCCACTGTCACCAATGCTGTGTCCTGGCGCTCTGAGGGCATCAAGTACAAGAAGAATGAGGTGTTCATTGATGTCATAGAGTCTGTCAACCTGCTG GTCAATGCCAATGGCAGCGTCCTGCTGAGCGAGATCGTGGGCACCATCAAGCTCAAGGTGTTTCTGTCGGGAATGCCAGAGCTGCGGCTTGGCCTCAACGACCGTGTGCTCTTTGAGCTCACTGGCC TTTCAGGAAGCAAGAACAAGTCTGTGGAACTGGAAGACGTCAAATTCCACCAGTGTGTGCGGCTGTCTCGCTTTGACAATGACCGCACGATCTCCTTCATCCCACCCGACGGCGACTTTGAGCTCATGTCCTACCGCCTCAGCACCCAG GTCAAGCCGTTGATCTGGATTGAGTCCGTCATTGAGAAGTTCTCCCACAGCCGTGTGGAGATCATGGTCAAG GCCAAGGGGCAGTTTAAGAAGCAGTCGGTGGCCAACGGCGTGGAGATATCCGTGCCCGTGCCCAGTGATGCCGACTCCCCGCGCTTCAAGACCAGTGTAGGCAGTGCCAAGTACGTGCCCGAAAAGAATGTCGTTATTTGGAGTATTAAGTCCTTCCCG GGGGGCAAGGAGTACCTGATGCGCGCCCACTTTGGCCTCCCCAGcgtggagaaggaggaggtggagggccGGCCCCCTATTGGGGTCAAGTTTGAGATCCCCTACTTCACTGTCTCCGGGATCCAG GTCCGATACATGAAGATCATTGAGAAAAGCGGTTACCAGGCCCTGCCGTGGGTTCGCTACATCACCCAGAGTGGCG ATTATCAACTTCGTACCAGCtag